A genomic segment from Yimella sp. cx-51 encodes:
- a CDS encoding MFS transporter, with amino-acid sequence MSPAGGADFSLRRLAVPAYGPSLLFGLGEGAILPVIPLSARALGASVPIAALMVMLTYASSLVFNVPASVVTYRLGERKAIVGAAVVGAVAVGFAWWATQLWHLVGAVLLFGASASVFMLARQSYLTEAVPISHRARALSTLGGVMRIGVFAGPFLGAAAIGQWGMSSAYLVCGAALVAAGVLAATLPDLQASAGGGGRVPISVAQVLRQHVRVFLTVGMGVVLIAAVRASRQAVIPLWAEHIGLTPQTASLVYGIAGGVDMLVFYPAGKVMDHFGRRWVAVPSMIVMGLSLLAIPLTHSVVPFTAVCCVLGFGNGIGAGMVMTLGADFSPDVGRAQFLGIWRELSDLGAVGGPAMLSGITAAAALAPAVAATGVIGLVAAAVLWRHVPSRPMPSVQRR; translated from the coding sequence GTGAGTCCCGCAGGCGGCGCAGACTTCTCACTGCGCCGGCTGGCGGTGCCGGCCTACGGGCCCTCGCTGCTGTTCGGGCTGGGTGAGGGCGCGATCCTGCCAGTCATCCCGCTGAGCGCACGAGCCCTGGGCGCGAGCGTCCCGATCGCTGCCCTGATGGTGATGCTCACCTATGCCTCCTCGCTGGTCTTCAATGTGCCGGCTTCGGTGGTCACCTACCGGCTGGGGGAGCGCAAGGCGATTGTTGGCGCAGCGGTCGTGGGCGCAGTAGCGGTCGGATTCGCTTGGTGGGCAACGCAATTGTGGCATCTGGTCGGGGCGGTACTGCTCTTCGGAGCGTCTGCCTCGGTCTTCATGCTTGCCAGGCAGAGCTACCTGACCGAGGCCGTGCCGATCAGTCACCGGGCACGAGCCCTGTCGACCCTCGGTGGGGTGATGCGGATCGGTGTCTTCGCCGGTCCGTTCCTCGGTGCCGCCGCCATCGGCCAGTGGGGAATGAGCTCGGCCTATCTCGTCTGCGGTGCGGCGCTCGTTGCCGCCGGCGTCCTGGCCGCCACGCTGCCTGACCTCCAAGCATCTGCCGGAGGCGGCGGACGAGTGCCGATCTCCGTAGCGCAGGTGCTGCGGCAGCACGTGCGTGTCTTCCTCACCGTCGGGATGGGAGTGGTGCTGATCGCTGCGGTGCGTGCGTCCCGGCAGGCCGTGATCCCGCTTTGGGCTGAGCACATCGGGCTGACTCCGCAAACGGCATCACTGGTCTACGGCATCGCCGGTGGCGTCGACATGCTCGTCTTCTATCCGGCGGGCAAGGTGATGGACCACTTCGGACGGCGCTGGGTGGCAGTGCCGTCGATGATTGTCATGGGGCTGTCGTTGTTGGCGATTCCGTTGACCCACAGCGTGGTGCCGTTCACCGCCGTGTGCTGCGTGCTGGGTTTCGGCAACGGGATCGGCGCAGGCATGGTCATGACGCTGGGCGCCGACTTCTCCCCGGATGTCGGCCGTGCGCAATTCCTGGGCATCTGGCGTGAGCTCTCAGATCTGGGCGCCGTCGGCGGACCGGCCATGCTGTCGGGCATCACGGCGGCGGCCGCGCTCGCGCCCGCCGTGGCTGCCACCGGTGTGATCGGTCTGGTTGCCGCCGCGGTGTTGTGGCGTCATGTGCCCAGCCGGCCGATGCCGAGCGTTCAGCGCCGCTGA
- the panB gene encoding 3-methyl-2-oxobutanoate hydroxymethyltransferase, which translates to MSEETAPYGAGRPVEQAPTPRRRTRTVHLQQMKEQGRKWAMLTAYDQYSAEIFDEAEIPVLLVGDSAGNNVFGYDTTLPLELDEFIPLVRAVSGAAKYALVVADLPFGTYGASTEQGFESAVRLMKEGRAHAVKLEGGAAMVPLVKALTDAGIPVMAHIGFTPQSEHNLGGYRVQGRGESAARMLADARALQDAGAFSIVMEMVPTSVAGDITKALRIPTIGIGAGPDCDAQVLVWQDMAGLRGGKAPRFVKKYADLRGTLLQAARDYREDVAGGEFPNPEQSFAE; encoded by the coding sequence ATGAGCGAAGAGACCGCGCCCTACGGTGCAGGACGTCCCGTCGAGCAGGCGCCCACTCCGCGGCGACGAACCCGCACGGTCCACCTGCAGCAGATGAAGGAGCAGGGTCGCAAATGGGCGATGTTGACCGCCTACGACCAGTACTCCGCCGAGATCTTCGACGAGGCTGAGATTCCCGTCCTGCTGGTGGGCGACTCTGCCGGCAACAACGTCTTCGGGTACGACACCACGCTCCCCCTCGAACTGGACGAATTCATCCCGTTGGTGCGCGCCGTGAGCGGCGCTGCGAAGTACGCACTGGTCGTCGCCGACCTGCCCTTCGGCACCTACGGAGCCAGCACCGAGCAGGGCTTCGAATCGGCCGTCCGGCTGATGAAAGAAGGCCGTGCCCACGCGGTGAAGCTCGAAGGCGGTGCCGCGATGGTGCCGCTGGTGAAGGCTCTCACCGACGCCGGTATCCCGGTCATGGCGCACATCGGTTTCACCCCGCAGAGCGAACACAATCTGGGCGGATACCGCGTGCAAGGTCGAGGCGAATCAGCAGCTCGCATGCTGGCCGACGCCCGCGCATTGCAGGACGCCGGAGCATTCTCGATCGTCATGGAGATGGTGCCGACCAGCGTGGCGGGCGACATCACCAAGGCGCTGCGCATCCCCACCATCGGCATCGGCGCCGGTCCTGATTGCGACGCGCAGGTCCTGGTGTGGCAGGACATGGCCGGCCTGCGCGGCGGCAAGGCTCCTCGCTTCGTCAAGAAGTACGCCGACCTGCGAGGCACCCTGCTGCAGGCCGCGCGCGACTACCGAGAAGATGTCGCCGGCGGCGAATTCCCGAACCCTGAGCAGTCGTTCGCCGAGTAG